Below is a window of Myxococcaceae bacterium JPH2 DNA.
TCGAAGGCCACGGTGTGCCGGTACTCAAACGCTCGCATCGTCGCCTCCGCTCAGGGTCGCGAGGACCAGCGGGCCCGGGTGCTCGCGCAGGTGGGTGCGCAGCGTGGCCACCCGCCGCGAGCCCGCGCCGAACACAATCCATCCATCCGGCTCCGCTCCGGCGATGGCCAGCCGCGTGGCCGCGGGCAGGCCTGCCTTCTTCAGGCACTCGATGGCGGTCCACACGCGCGTGGCGGCGCTCGCCAGGTCTTCGCCGTGCTCACGGGCCACCAGCTCCGCGAGGGCCGAGCGCTCGGGTCCGAGCAACTCGCGCCACACGGGCGGGGTGCGCGCCTCCACGGGCTCCATGTCGCAGCCGACGCTGCCCGGCCCGGTCACCGCCATGGTGAGTGTGCCCGCGTGCGAGGCGGAGGCACCCACTCCGTTCGTGGGAACAGGCTTGCCATCTGGGCGGCGGAAGACAGCGCCGGTCGCGCCCATGACGGAGCGCAGCACCCGGTCGGTGCGGCCGGGGCGCACTTCGTCGGGTCGTGCATCCAAGGCGACGTGCAGCGTGGCCCCGGGCAGCAGCTCCCCGATGCGTCGCTCCATGTACGGCGCGAGCAGGGACGCGGGCCACTCGGTGGGCTCTGGGGGCGATTCGATTCGCTGCAAGCGCAGGCCCTCCCATCGCTCCAGGACCTCACCCCGCGCGTCGCACAGCTCCACGTCGTAGGTGAAGAGCTGGCCGTCGCTCGACCGCTCTCGCGCGATGACGTGTCGTGGCTCTTCGCTCGTGGCGGCGCGGCGGATGGAGTCCACGCCCACGGGCAACAGCAGCCCGTGCGGAATGCATGCCTGGATGGCGTGCAGCGCCGCGTCTCGCGTGGAGGGCTCGCCGAGCACGAGCCGCGCGGGCAGGTAGCGCGCGAACCATGGCGCATCGGGTGTGCCGGTCAGCTCCGCCACGCACTCCGTCGCGCGCAGCCGGAGGTAGCGCGCGATGCGCTGGAAGCGCCCGGAGTGGAAGAAGAGGCGGCCATACAAGTCTCGCTCCGGTTCAAGCCCCTGGTGCGCTTGCGCCTCCTCACTGGGCACGGGCCAGCGCTCCGAGCGCGAGGATGTGAGGCTTTGCGCGGACGCGCGACACGTCGCGCGAAAGTGGTCGACCTGGAAGTTAGTCTCCTCGGAGCGCACCACCACGTCCACTGAGTCCGTGGCGGTTGCCAGCGCGGCGATGCGCAGCGTGCGGCGCGTGCCTGGGGGCACCACCACGGGCCGCTCGAAGCGCACCTGCTCGAAGTCGGGGGCTCGCTCGTGCCCCATCAGCGCCGTGGCCACCTGGGCCATTGCCTCCAGGCCGAGCACCGCGGGCCACAGCCGCTCGCCTCGGAAGACATGCTCATCCAAGGACAGGTCGGTCCCGTCGGACAGCTCGATGTCCACCACCAGCTCGACCCCGGGCTGATGCACGCGCACCTGCTCAACGAACCGCAGGAAGGGCAGGGCGCCGGATGCCGCAGAGAGCATGGGCTGCGCGCCCATGCGTCCGCTCACCACCACCGCCACAGGGGACGAGGGTGTCGCGAGGAGGGCTCGCAGCATGGCCACGCCTTGTTCTGGAGGAATGGCCTGGATGCCGCGCTGGGCGAGCGCCTCCACGCGTCCCAGCCGTTCACCCATGCCGAGTCCGGACCAGATGGACCACTCCACGCAGAGGCACCGGCACGCGGGGTGCTGCGCGCCCCAGCGCTCCACTTCGCGCGTGAGCCACGCATTGGCGAGCGCGTAGTCGGCTTGTCCCTCCAAGCCCAGTCGACCGATGACCGAGCCAAACCCGATGACTTGGCGCACGGATTCGGCGGACACCGCCGCGAGCACGTTCTTCAGGCCCTCGACCTTGGGGGCCAGGGTCGCGCGCAGCGAGGATTCATCGAGCCGAGCCAGCGGTCGAGGAACGTTCAGCCCCGCGCCGTGCAGCACCCCCGTGATGGGGCCCCGCAGTGTCGCCTCCAGCTCGCGCACCGCTCGGTGAACGGCCTCCGGAACCGTGACGTCCGCGGCGACATAGCTGGCACGAATGCCCGCGGCCTCGAGTCGCTGGAGGTTCGTGGCGAGCACGGCGTCTTCTTCTGGGCGAGAGCGGCCGAGCAGTCCGAGCCGCGCCCCACTGCTGCGCGCGAGCTCAAAGGCACACTCGTACGTGATGCCCTTTCCTCCGCCCGTGACGAGCAGGACGTCGTTCGTATCCAGCCCGGGTGTGACTTCCTTGGCGGGGAACAGTGGGCGCAGCTCGGGCTCTTCACGGACGCCCTCGCGGGTGTAGCGGCATTCGCGCATGCCAGGACTCAGGGCACGCGCCTCCGCGAGCACCCACTCCAGGGCTTGAGGATGAGCCTCGGGGACATCGACCACTCCCACCGCGAGGTCGGGCGCCTCGAGGCGGAGCGAACGCGCGAAGGCCGCGCACCCGCCTTCGTGCTGGACGACCAGGAAGCGCATCGGCCCACGCCCCTCCAGCGCGGCGTGCGCGGCTCGGAGTAGCATCAGGGCATCCGCCTCGGTCGTCACTGGGGAGACGACCACCGCGATGCCAGGGCCCGGACAGACTGCGTTCAGACGCGCGCTCAGCTCCGTCGCGCGGGCCTCCGACGCGGAAGAGAAGACGGTCCATGCACCGGGAGGCCAGGCGTGCGGTCCGGGTGGCGCGAGCGGGCGTGGACTCCACGTGACGGCGAAGGCGCGGACCCAAGCATCCACGCCGTCGGGAAGGGATGCGGCAGGCTCGCGCGTGTGGGCCCCTTCGCGACGCAGGTCTTCCAGGGCCTGGGCCAGCGTTCGCACTTGCGCGTGGGCGAACTCCAGCGGCGCGAGGAGCGGGGGAAGGCCGAGCACCCGAGCGGCCTCGGTGGCAATGCGCGACACGCTGATGGAGTTGAGGTGCAGGTCACCCAGGAGGCGGTCGTCATCACCGATGGCCTGCTCCGGAAGCTCTGCGCGAGCGGCGACGAGTCGTCGAACGACTTCCAGCGCGGAGCCCTGGGCCCGCGCCTCGGGTGGACTGTCGTCGCGGCCCGTCGTCTTCTCGGGCTGCGCGACCGGACGCGGATCTCGCGGCGCGGCGCTGTCGGGGATGGGGGCGCTCTCGCAAGGATTCTCCAAGAACGAGAGCTTGCGAGAGGGATCGAACGGCCGGGTGAATCGCCCGTCGAACAGCGCGGAGGGGACGCAGGGGGCTCCCATCGCGAACGCCGCACCGACCGCGCGCAGAAGTCCCCGCAGCGAGGCACCGCCGACATCGAGCGCCACGATGGGCGTGGAGACATTGTCTGCTCCCAGGCCCGTAAGGACCTGTCCCGGTCCGACCTCCAGCCAGAGGTCCACGGGGCCGGCGGCCTCCATCGCCGACGTGAAGCGAACCGGCGCGGTGAGCTGTTCCAGCAACAGCGCGCGGAGATCCTCATTCGCGCCGATCAACCGCCCGCTCACGGTGGAGGCGACGGCCCGGCGC
It encodes the following:
- a CDS encoding SDR family NAD(P)-dependent oxidoreductase, with protein sequence MKDIPLAVVGLACRYPDASSPAELWETVVAQRRAFRPMPAARLRLEDYFSEDPHAADRTPVREVAVLEGYVFDRLRFRVAGSSFRSADMTHWLALEVAADALRDAGLDEGRDLPRETTGVVVGNTLTGEFSRAQGLRLRWPYVRRMVEDALGRERWEPERLALFLASLEDRFKAPFPPVGEETLAGGLSNTIAGRICNHFDLKGGGFTVDGACASSLLAVTQACGALVAGDLDVVLAGGVDLSLDPFELVGFAKTGALALEDMRVYDDRSAGFWPGEGCGFAVLMRHDDAVARGLRVRAWVRGWGVSSDGQGGLTRPEVEGQRLALRRAYHRAGFGIDTVGYFEGHGTGTAVGDATEIQALSTALREAGAPRSVAAALGSVKANIGHTKAAAGLAGLIKAIQALEARALPPMPGAGRPHALLRGEAPVLRVLHDVEEWPDFGPPRAAVSAMGFGGINTHVVLEAPTSTRRAPLGLRERRLAASAQDAELFLLGEANREALAARVGVLREQVPQLSRAELVDLAFELQRRAGGSRFRAALIASTPGELRTQLDSLARALAEGVTSRCDVEAGLFLGEGARAPRIGFLFPGQGSPAHLGGGSWRRRFASVRDLLEARVPEDGPDATVDTEVVQPAIVAASLAGLRVLAEAGVVAEVAVGHSLGELTALGWAGAMDEAPLRALARARGQAMAALGVPSGAMAGIAADRARVEPLLVGLEASVAACNSPRQTVVSGEARAVDIATARAREQGLAVARLAVSHAFHSPLMAPVAESLRASLARTSFLPLRRAVASTVSGRLIGANEDLRALLLEQLTAPVRFTSAMEAAGPVDLWLEVGPGQVLTGLGADNVSTPIVALDVGGASLRGLLRAVGAAFAMGAPCVPSALFDGRFTRPFDPSRKLSFLENPCESAPIPDSAAPRDPRPVAQPEKTTGRDDSPPEARAQGSALEVVRRLVAARAELPEQAIGDDDRLLGDLHLNSISVSRIATEAARVLGLPPLLAPLEFAHAQVRTLAQALEDLRREGAHTREPAASLPDGVDAWVRAFAVTWSPRPLAPPGPHAWPPGAWTVFSSASEARATELSARLNAVCPGPGIAVVVSPVTTEADALMLLRAAHAALEGRGPMRFLVVQHEGGCAAFARSLRLEAPDLAVGVVDVPEAHPQALEWVLAEARALSPGMRECRYTREGVREEPELRPLFPAKEVTPGLDTNDVLLVTGGGKGITYECAFELARSSGARLGLLGRSRPEEDAVLATNLQRLEAAGIRASYVAADVTVPEAVHRAVRELEATLRGPITGVLHGAGLNVPRPLARLDESSLRATLAPKVEGLKNVLAAVSAESVRQVIGFGSVIGRLGLEGQADYALANAWLTREVERWGAQHPACRCLCVEWSIWSGLGMGERLGRVEALAQRGIQAIPPEQGVAMLRALLATPSSPVAVVVSGRMGAQPMLSAASGALPFLRFVEQVRVHQPGVELVVDIELSDGTDLSLDEHVFRGERLWPAVLGLEAMAQVATALMGHERAPDFEQVRFERPVVVPPGTRRTLRIAALATATDSVDVVVRSEETNFQVDHFRATCRASAQSLTSSRSERWPVPSEEAQAHQGLEPERDLYGRLFFHSGRFQRIARYLRLRATECVAELTGTPDAPWFARYLPARLVLGEPSTRDAALHAIQACIPHGLLLPVGVDSIRRAATSEEPRHVIARERSSDGQLFTYDVELCDARGEVLERWEGLRLQRIESPPEPTEWPASLLAPYMERRIGELLPGATLHVALDARPDEVRPGRTDRVLRSVMGATGAVFRRPDGKPVPTNGVGASASHAGTLTMAVTGPGSVGCDMEPVEARTPPVWRELLGPERSALAELVAREHGEDLASAATRVWTAIECLKKAGLPAATRLAIAGAEPDGWIVFGAGSRRVATLRTHLREHPGPLVLATLSGGDDASV